A window of Mycolicibacterium madagascariense genomic DNA:
CGTCACTCCCGCTGCGCAGCAGCTGCGCGAGCGCGGTGTCGCGGTCGTTGAGTGCCGCGGAGATGCGTGAGACGCCGTCGAGTGTGCCGCCGAGCTGCGGGGCGATCTGGTCCAGGGTCGAGGCCAGCGTGTCCAGCGAGGTGTTGAGGCTGGCGGTGTCGGTGCTCGCGGTGTTGGCGGTGAGTTCGCCCACGGCGTCGGTCAGTGTGTAGGGGGAGAACGTGCGGGACATGGGAATCGTGGATCGTGGTGCCAGCGTGGGGGTTCCGCGGGAATCCAGGGTGAGGACGCGTTGGCCCAGCAGGGTGCCGGTCGCGATCCGCGCGGTGGTTTGGCTGCCGAGTGTGGTGTCGGCGCTCACGGTGAAGGTGACCTTGGCCCCACCGCGGATGACCGTGATGTCGGATACCGCGCCGACGTCCATCCCGGAGATCGTGACCTTGTTGCCGACGGTCAGGCCGCTGGCGTCGCTGAAGACCGCGTCGTAGCGCACCGTGGTCGCCCACGCGGTGATCACGGTGGGGGACAACCCCACCAAGATGATGCATGCCATCAGGACGACGGCGATGAATCCGGCACGCGCCAAACCGGTTCCGCGGTACTTGTGCATCAGGGTTCACTGCACCTTCCGCCGTCCTGCCGGAAGGCGTGGAACACCGCGGTCTTGTCCTGCAGGTCGGTGACCCGGACGTCCAGGTAGCAGATGTAGTAGTTGATGAAGGAGCCGTAGGCACCGATGCGGACCAGTTTGCGGTAGTTCTCGGGGGACTTCGCCAGGACGGTGCCCAATCGGTCTCGCTTGGCGTCTAGCGCAGGAGCCAGCTTGCTGAGTTGGTCGACGGTGGCGGCCAAGGGGGGTCGGGCTTGGGTGAGCAGGCCGGCCAGGGAGTTGGTGCCCGCGCTGAGGGAGTCGATGGCCGCGCCGATGGGTTCTCGGTCGGCGGCCAGTTCGGTGACCAGTCGTTGGATCTTGTCGATGCCGCCGGAGAATTGGTCACCCTGACGGGCCACGGTGGCCAACGT
This region includes:
- a CDS encoding MCE family protein, with the translated sequence MHKYRGTGLARAGFIAVVLMACIILVGLSPTVITAWATTVRYDAVFSDASGLTVGNKVTISGMDVGAVSDITVIRGGAKVTFTVSADTTLGSQTTARIATGTLLGQRVLTLDSRGTPTLAPRSTIPMSRTFSPYTLTDAVGELTANTASTDTASLNTSLDTLASTLDQIAPQLGGTLDGVSRISAALNDRDTALAQLLRSGSDVTSILARRSQQVNTLILDADDLVGVLAERRRAIVELLASTSAVSQQLTGLVNDDEAKLAPTLQRLNRVTEVLERNRDNIAKALPGLAKYQLTLGETVSNGPFYSAYVPNLDLPQILQPFLDYAFGFRRGVDAGRPPDTAGPRAELPFPYNSIPPQPR